From one Bordetella genomosp. 9 genomic stretch:
- a CDS encoding DUF2271 domain-containing protein: MRKLLVTAFLAGTITRVAHGADLNVSVEIPRLDVAEYHRPYVAIWIENADQSAAADLAVWYDVAKRNHEGEQWLKDLRQWWRRSGRTQQFPIDGVSGATKPVGTHAVRLDGRSPALAALKPGKYAVVVEAAREVGGRELVRVPFEWPAQAPQRLAARGQHELGAIAVDIAP, translated from the coding sequence ATGCGCAAACTGCTAGTCACCGCCTTCCTGGCCGGCACGATCACCCGCGTCGCGCACGGCGCCGACCTGAATGTCAGCGTCGAGATTCCGCGCCTGGACGTGGCCGAATACCACCGCCCCTATGTGGCGATCTGGATCGAAAACGCCGACCAGAGCGCGGCCGCGGACCTGGCCGTCTGGTATGACGTGGCCAAGCGCAACCATGAAGGCGAACAGTGGCTGAAGGACCTGCGGCAGTGGTGGCGCCGCAGCGGCCGCACGCAGCAATTTCCCATCGACGGCGTCAGCGGCGCGACGAAGCCCGTGGGCACGCACGCCGTCCGCCTGGACGGCCGCTCGCCCGCGCTCGCGGCGCTGAAACCCGGTAAGTACGCGGTGGTCGTCGAGGCCGCCCGCGAAGTCGGCGGACGCGAGCTGGTGCGCGTGCCCTTCGAATGGCCGGCCCAGGCGCCGCAGCGGCTGGCCGCGCGCGGCCAGCACGAACTGGGCGCCATCGCCGTCGATATCGCCCCCTGA
- a CDS encoding phage holin family protein, with protein MSLILVWILNAVALLVVAYLLPGIAVASFGSALIAALVLGLLNMLVKPVLVLLTLPITLVTLGLFLIVLNALLFWFAGSILKGFQVNGFWWAVIGAILYSIISGLLSTLLVS; from the coding sequence CTGAGCCTGATCCTGGTCTGGATCCTTAACGCGGTGGCCTTGCTGGTGGTGGCTTATCTGCTGCCTGGTATTGCGGTGGCCAGCTTCGGATCGGCGTTGATCGCCGCGCTGGTGCTGGGGCTGCTGAACATGCTGGTCAAGCCGGTGCTGGTGCTGCTGACGCTGCCCATTACCCTGGTCACGCTCGGCCTGTTCCTGATCGTCCTTAATGCGCTGTTGTTCTGGTTCGCCGGGTCCATCCTCAAGGGCTTCCAGGTCAACGGCTTCTGGTGGGCGGTGATCGGTGCGATTCTGTACAGCATCATCTCGGGCCTGCTGTCCACTTTGCTCGTCTCATGA
- a CDS encoding alpha-E domain-containing protein, whose protein sequence is MLSRTADSLFWMCRYMERAENMARMLDVSLQMSLLPQDPAARERSWRALMRISELQTLFDHRYPEGSPRDVLRFMVRDPDNPSSIYACLRAARENARAVRGSLTTELWETYNTTWLELLRHLRAELPERNPGEFFEWVKFRSHVSRGVAVGTMLEDEALYFMRLGMHLERADNTARMLDVKFHEYDDAAEGMRADAQRGAAVRDEFYRWAAILGSVSGLEVYRKVYRDVVTPDRVAELLILHGDMPRSLLSSVQAVTDNLALISNDRSAETERRAGMLCSELRYGKVEDIMASGLHGYLERFLDRVNDLGNRISHDFLLPLSA, encoded by the coding sequence ATGCTCAGCCGCACCGCCGATAGCCTGTTCTGGATGTGCCGCTACATGGAGCGCGCCGAGAACATGGCCCGCATGCTGGACGTCAGCCTGCAGATGTCCCTGCTGCCGCAGGACCCTGCGGCGCGCGAGCGCTCGTGGCGCGCCCTGATGCGCATTTCCGAGCTGCAGACCCTGTTCGACCACCGCTACCCCGAAGGTTCGCCGCGCGACGTGCTGCGCTTCATGGTGCGCGATCCGGACAACCCGTCTTCCATCTATGCCTGCCTGCGTGCCGCCCGTGAAAACGCCCGCGCCGTGCGCGGCAGCCTGACGACGGAACTCTGGGAAACGTACAACACCACCTGGCTGGAACTGCTGCGCCACCTGCGCGCCGAGCTGCCGGAACGCAACCCGGGCGAGTTCTTCGAATGGGTCAAGTTCCGCTCCCACGTGTCGCGCGGCGTCGCCGTGGGCACGATGCTGGAGGACGAAGCCCTGTACTTCATGCGCCTGGGCATGCACCTGGAACGCGCCGACAACACCGCGCGCATGCTGGACGTCAAGTTCCATGAATACGACGACGCCGCCGAAGGCATGCGTGCCGACGCGCAGCGCGGCGCGGCGGTGCGCGACGAGTTCTATCGCTGGGCGGCCATCCTCGGTTCGGTATCGGGGCTGGAGGTCTACCGCAAGGTATACCGGGATGTCGTGACGCCGGACCGCGTGGCCGAATTGCTGATCCTGCACGGCGACATGCCGCGCTCGCTGCTCAGTTCGGTGCAGGCGGTGACCGACAACCTGGCGTTGATCTCGAACGACCGCTCCGCCGAAACGGAGCGGCGCGCCGGCATGCTGTGTTCGGAACTGCGCTACGGCAAGGTGGAAGACATCATGGCGAGCGGCCTGCATGGCTATCTGGAACGCTTCCTGGACCGCGTGAACGATCTGGGCAACCGCATCAGCCACGACTTCCTGCTGCCGCTTTCGGCTTAG
- a CDS encoding DUF4198 domain-containing protein, producing the protein MKRFRRLAAILALSLPALSQAHDMWILPSSTVLSGDQNWITVDGAVGNDKFYFDHAPLRLDGLDIVAPDGTAAQAENVFRGKLRSSFDLQLKLQGTYRVAVVNDGVFARWKDEDGKPQRYFGKPDGLRAVPANARELVIQQSMGRVETFVTAGKPSAVKPVGKGLEVVPVTHPNDLYAGEAATFQLNVDGKPAAGMEVNIVPGGSRYRDKVEEIKLTTGADGRFQVQWPRPGMYWLEAATEDDKTTVPRATKRRLAYSGTFEVLAQ; encoded by the coding sequence ATGAAGCGTTTCCGCCGCCTGGCCGCCATCCTGGCGTTGAGCCTGCCCGCCCTCTCGCAGGCCCACGATATGTGGATCCTGCCCTCTTCCACCGTCCTGTCCGGCGACCAGAACTGGATCACCGTGGACGGCGCCGTCGGCAATGACAAGTTCTACTTCGACCATGCGCCGCTGCGCCTGGACGGCCTGGATATCGTCGCGCCCGACGGCACGGCGGCGCAGGCCGAGAACGTATTCCGCGGCAAGCTGCGCAGCAGCTTCGACCTGCAGTTGAAGCTGCAAGGCACGTATCGCGTGGCCGTCGTCAACGACGGCGTCTTCGCCCGCTGGAAAGACGAGGACGGCAAGCCGCAGCGCTACTTCGGCAAGCCCGACGGGCTGCGCGCCGTGCCGGCGAACGCGCGGGAGCTGGTCATCCAGCAGAGCATGGGCCGCGTCGAAACCTTCGTCACCGCCGGCAAGCCCAGCGCCGTCAAGCCGGTGGGCAAGGGACTGGAGGTGGTGCCGGTGACGCACCCGAACGACCTGTATGCGGGCGAAGCCGCGACCTTCCAGCTGAACGTGGACGGCAAGCCCGCCGCCGGCATGGAAGTGAACATCGTGCCCGGCGGCAGCCGCTATCGCGACAAGGTCGAGGAAATCAAGCTGACCACGGGCGCGGATGGACGCTTCCAGGTGCAGTGGCCGCGCCCCGGCATGTACTGGCTGGAGGCCGCCACGGAAGACGACAAGACCACGGTGCCGCGCGCCACCAAGCGGCGCCTGGCCTACTCCGGCACCTTCGAGGTGTTGGCGCAATAA
- a CDS encoding proteasome-type protease — MTYCVAARLHTGLVFLADSRTNAGVDQISVFRKLNVFERPGERVMVLLTSGNLAISQSVMNMLAMHDSADPDSIWNAPNMFEATRIVGEAIREVHRRDAEALHDQGVEFNVNLIFGGQIGTERCRLFQLYSAGNFIEAHAECPYFQIGESKYGKPILDRVLEPGTTLDEAAKCALISMDSTLRSNISVGLPLDLLVYETGSLRVTRFANIDENNAYFRMIRGSWGEKLRQVFAEIDDPVWSNPASPESLVPAGRIHQPVRVLPGSAEPTDVAPVQALAEGKEPSQAG; from the coding sequence ATGACTTACTGTGTCGCGGCCCGATTGCACACGGGCCTGGTTTTCCTGGCGGATTCACGCACCAATGCGGGCGTGGATCAGATCAGTGTGTTCCGCAAACTCAACGTCTTCGAACGCCCCGGCGAGCGCGTCATGGTGCTGCTGACGTCGGGCAACCTGGCGATCAGCCAGTCGGTGATGAACATGCTGGCCATGCATGACAGCGCCGATCCGGATTCCATCTGGAACGCGCCCAATATGTTCGAAGCCACGCGCATCGTCGGCGAAGCCATCCGCGAAGTACATCGTCGCGACGCCGAAGCGCTGCACGACCAGGGCGTGGAGTTCAACGTCAACCTGATCTTCGGCGGCCAGATCGGCACCGAACGCTGCCGCCTGTTCCAACTCTATTCGGCCGGCAACTTCATCGAAGCCCACGCCGAATGCCCCTATTTCCAGATCGGCGAATCCAAGTACGGCAAGCCCATCCTCGACCGCGTGCTCGAACCCGGCACGACGCTGGATGAAGCGGCCAAGTGCGCGCTGATCTCCATGGATTCGACGCTGCGTTCGAATATCTCGGTCGGTTTGCCGCTGGACCTGCTGGTGTATGAAACCGGATCGCTGCGGGTGACGCGCTTCGCCAATATCGACGAAAACAATGCCTATTTCCGCATGATCCGCGGCAGCTGGGGCGAAAAGCTGCGCCAGGTCTTCGCGGAAATCGACGATCCGGTCTGGAGCAACCCCGCGTCGCCGGAAAGCCTGGTCCCCGCCGGGCGCATCCACCAACCCGTACGCGTGCTGCCCGGCAGCGCCGAGCCCACCGACGTCGCCCCCGTGCAGGCGCTGGCCGAAGGCAAGGAGCCGTCCCAGGCCGGCTGA
- the ahcY gene encoding adenosylhomocysteinase, with amino-acid sequence MNTVSEKSVSDYIVADIGLAGWGRREIAIAETEMPGLMATREEYAAAQPLKGARIAGSLHMTIQTAVLIETLKALGADVRWASCNIFSTQDHAAAAIAEGGTPVFAVKGETLEQYWEYTHKIFEWPNGQHANMILDDGGDATLLLHLGAKAESDMSVLGKPGSEEERVLFAAIKATLARDPKWYSTRLAQIRGVTEETTTGVHRLYQMSQRGELAFAAINVNDSVTKSKFDNLYGCRESLVDGIKRATDVMVAGKIAVVAGYGDVGKGCAQALQALRAQVWVTEIDPICALQAAMEGYKVVTMEEAVDKADIFVTATGNYNVITRDHMDRMKDQAIVCNIGHFDNEIDVASLEGCQWEEIKPQVDHVIFPDGKRIILLAKGRLVNLGCATGHPSFVMSSSFTNQTIAQIELYTRNDAYEKGQVYVLPKQLDEKVARLHLKKLGANLTTLRADQASYIGVPVNGPFKSNHYRY; translated from the coding sequence ATGAATACCGTTTCCGAAAAATCCGTTTCCGACTACATCGTCGCCGACATCGGCCTGGCCGGCTGGGGCCGCCGCGAAATCGCCATCGCGGAAACCGAAATGCCGGGCCTGATGGCCACGCGCGAAGAATACGCCGCCGCCCAGCCGCTGAAGGGCGCGCGCATCGCCGGCAGCCTGCACATGACCATCCAGACCGCCGTGCTGATCGAAACGCTGAAGGCGCTGGGCGCGGACGTGCGCTGGGCCTCGTGCAACATCTTCTCGACGCAGGATCACGCCGCGGCCGCCATCGCCGAAGGCGGCACGCCGGTTTTCGCCGTCAAGGGCGAAACCCTGGAGCAGTACTGGGAATACACCCACAAGATCTTCGAATGGCCCAATGGCCAGCACGCCAACATGATCCTGGACGACGGCGGCGATGCCACGCTGCTGCTGCACCTGGGCGCCAAGGCGGAATCGGATATGTCCGTGCTGGGCAAGCCGGGCAGCGAGGAAGAACGCGTGCTGTTCGCCGCCATCAAGGCCACCCTGGCGCGTGACCCCAAGTGGTATTCGACCCGCCTGGCGCAGATCCGCGGCGTGACGGAAGAAACCACCACCGGCGTGCACCGCCTGTACCAGATGTCGCAACGCGGCGAACTGGCCTTCGCCGCCATCAACGTGAACGACTCGGTCACCAAGTCCAAGTTCGACAACCTGTATGGCTGCCGCGAATCGCTGGTGGACGGCATCAAGCGCGCCACCGACGTGATGGTGGCCGGCAAGATCGCCGTGGTGGCCGGCTACGGCGACGTGGGCAAGGGTTGCGCGCAGGCGCTCCAGGCCTTGCGCGCCCAGGTCTGGGTCACGGAAATCGACCCGATCTGCGCCCTGCAGGCCGCCATGGAAGGCTACAAGGTCGTGACCATGGAAGAAGCCGTCGACAAGGCCGACATCTTCGTCACCGCCACCGGCAACTACAACGTCATCACCCGCGATCACATGGATCGCATGAAGGACCAGGCCATCGTCTGCAACATCGGCCACTTCGACAACGAAATCGACGTCGCCTCGCTCGAAGGCTGCCAGTGGGAAGAAATCAAGCCGCAGGTCGACCACGTCATTTTCCCGGACGGCAAGCGCATCATCCTGCTGGCCAAGGGCCGTCTGGTGAACCTGGGCTGCGCCACGGGCCATCCGTCCTTCGTGATGTCGTCGTCCTTCACCAACCAGACCATCGCGCAGATCGAGCTGTACACGCGCAACGACGCCTATGAAAAGGGCCAGGTCTACGTGCTGCCCAAGCAGCTGGACGAAAAGGTTGCCCGCCTGCACTTGAAAAAGCTGGGCGCCAACCTGACCACGCTGCGCGCCGACCAGGCTTCCTACATCGGCGTGCCGGTCAACGGCCCCTTCAAGAGCAATCACTACCGCTATTGA
- a CDS encoding PepSY-associated TM helix domain-containing protein translates to MNNPARRSYWLKTLHQWHWISAALCLVGMLLFAATGLTLNNAGLIEAKPDVSTFRARLPDPLRAALETEAPSHRGARHPLPPDAVRWLDDALRIDARGKAAEWSADEIYLSLPRAGGDAWVSLDLASGAVEHEVTDRGWIAYFNDLHKGRNTGRAWSWFIDLFAVACLVFSLTGLFLLVMHAGRRLATWPMVGLGLAIPCVLALLFIH, encoded by the coding sequence ATGAACAATCCCGCCCGGCGTTCCTATTGGCTCAAGACCTTGCACCAGTGGCACTGGATCAGCGCCGCGCTGTGCCTGGTCGGCATGCTGCTGTTCGCCGCCACCGGCCTGACCCTGAACAATGCCGGCCTGATCGAGGCGAAGCCCGACGTCTCCACCTTCCGCGCCCGCCTGCCGGACCCGCTGCGCGCCGCGCTGGAAACCGAAGCGCCGTCCCATCGCGGCGCGCGCCACCCCCTGCCGCCGGATGCCGTGCGCTGGCTCGACGACGCCCTGCGCATCGACGCCCGCGGCAAGGCGGCCGAATGGTCCGCTGACGAGATCTACCTGTCGCTGCCGCGCGCCGGCGGCGACGCCTGGGTATCCCTGGACCTGGCCAGCGGCGCCGTCGAGCACGAAGTGACCGACCGCGGCTGGATCGCCTACTTCAACGACCTGCACAAGGGCCGCAACACGGGCAGGGCCTGGAGCTGGTTCATCGACCTGTTCGCCGTGGCCTGTCTGGTCTTTTCCCTGACCGGCCTGTTCCTGCTGGTCATGCACGCCGGCCGGCGCCTGGCGACCTGGCCGATGGTCGGCCTGGGGCTCGCCATTCCCTGCGTGCTGGCCTTGCTGTTCATCCATTGA
- a CDS encoding FAD:protein FMN transferase produces MGAPHGGAIRARFDGVRGLPRALAGASMGTTWSARLAAPVGVAEHLLRAAIQGALDEVVAQMSHWEPDSDITRYNGAPSGWVALPAAFRAVLDYGLHVADATDGAYDPAIGALVRAWGFGPRQRAYEPPSGPAIEAARQRGGWRRVRREGDRAWQDGGVQLDLSAIAKGYGVDRAAWALDALGVRDYLVEVGGELRARGNRPDGQPWRVAVEWPDSGAQAAAVVLRGQSIATSGDYRRYFLHKDDAGVRRRYSHTLDPRNGRPVDNDVASVTVLHPGCMQADAWATALTVLGLEAGLQCARRHGLSALFIVRARAGQPQGLRMRATPGFLDCIEEAS; encoded by the coding sequence ATGGGCGCGCCCCATGGCGGCGCCATCCGCGCCCGGTTCGACGGCGTGCGCGGCCTGCCGCGCGCGCTCGCCGGCGCCAGCATGGGCACGACCTGGTCGGCGCGGCTGGCCGCACCCGTGGGCGTGGCCGAGCACCTGCTGCGCGCGGCCATCCAGGGCGCGCTGGACGAGGTCGTGGCGCAGATGAGCCACTGGGAGCCGGATTCGGACATCACCCGTTATAACGGCGCCCCCTCCGGCTGGGTCGCGCTGCCGGCCGCCTTCCGCGCGGTGCTGGACTACGGCCTGCACGTGGCCGACGCCACCGATGGCGCCTATGACCCCGCGATCGGCGCGCTGGTGCGGGCCTGGGGCTTCGGTCCGCGCCAGCGCGCCTACGAACCGCCTTCGGGCCCGGCGATCGAGGCCGCGCGCCAGCGCGGCGGATGGCGCCGCGTACGGCGCGAAGGCGACCGCGCCTGGCAGGACGGCGGCGTGCAGCTGGACCTGTCCGCCATCGCCAAGGGCTACGGCGTGGACCGCGCGGCGTGGGCGCTGGACGCCCTGGGCGTCCGGGATTATCTGGTCGAGGTCGGCGGCGAACTGCGCGCGCGCGGCAACCGTCCCGACGGCCAGCCATGGCGGGTCGCCGTGGAGTGGCCGGACAGCGGCGCGCAGGCCGCCGCCGTGGTCCTGCGCGGGCAGTCCATCGCGACGTCGGGCGACTACCGGCGCTACTTCCTGCACAAGGACGACGCGGGCGTGCGCCGCCGGTATTCGCATACGCTGGATCCGCGCAATGGACGGCCGGTCGACAACGACGTGGCGTCGGTCACCGTGCTGCACCCCGGCTGCATGCAGGCCGACGCATGGGCCACGGCGCTGACCGTGCTGGGGCTGGAAGCGGGTTTGCAATGCGCGCGGCGCCACGGGCTGTCCGCGCTGTTCATCGTGCGGGCAAGGGCTGGGCAGCCACAGGGCTTGCGGATGCGGGCGACGCCAGGCTTCCTGGACTGCATCGAGGAAGCATCGTGA
- the metF gene encoding methylenetetrahydrofolate reductase [NAD(P)H], with protein sequence MTDTTTPAYSLEFFPPRDIAAQERLLRAAKQMLAIHPRYVSVTFGAGGSTREGTAGTVRTLRNLGVDAAPHLSCVGATQADLRAILASYREEGVRQVVALRGDLPSGMGGDAGELKYARDLVAFIRKETGDWFHIEVAAYPEMHPQADNPSRDLDHFVDKVRAGADSAITQYFFNPDAYFDFVERVAAKGVSVPIVPGIMPITNHTQLARFSQMCGAEIPRWIRLRLAEFGDDKASIRSFGVDVVTDLCRKLLDGGAPGLHFYTLNSAEAPMAIWKNLTSQA encoded by the coding sequence ATGACCGATACCACGACGCCGGCGTATAGCCTGGAATTCTTTCCTCCACGCGATATCGCCGCGCAGGAACGCCTGCTGCGCGCGGCCAAGCAGATGCTGGCCATCCATCCACGCTACGTCAGCGTGACTTTCGGCGCGGGGGGCTCCACGCGCGAAGGCACGGCCGGCACGGTGCGCACCCTGCGCAACCTGGGCGTGGACGCCGCGCCCCATCTGTCCTGCGTGGGCGCCACGCAGGCCGACCTGCGCGCCATCCTGGCGTCCTATCGCGAAGAAGGCGTGCGGCAGGTCGTGGCCTTGCGCGGCGACCTGCCCTCCGGCATGGGCGGCGACGCCGGCGAATTGAAGTACGCGCGCGACCTGGTCGCCTTCATCCGCAAGGAAACGGGCGACTGGTTCCATATCGAAGTCGCGGCCTATCCCGAAATGCATCCGCAGGCGGACAATCCGTCCCGCGACCTGGATCATTTCGTGGACAAGGTGCGCGCGGGCGCCGACAGCGCCATCACCCAGTATTTCTTCAACCCGGACGCGTATTTCGATTTCGTCGAGCGTGTCGCGGCCAAGGGTGTGTCGGTACCCATCGTGCCGGGCATCATGCCGATCACCAACCATACGCAGCTGGCGCGCTTTTCGCAGATGTGCGGCGCCGAGATTCCGCGCTGGATACGGTTGCGGCTGGCCGAGTTCGGCGACGACAAGGCGTCGATCCGGTCGTTCGGCGTGGACGTGGTGACGGATCTGTGCCGCAAGCTGCTCGACGGCGGCGCTCCTGGTTTGCACTTCTACACCTTGAACAGCGCGGAAGCGCCCATGGCGATCTGGAAAAACCTGACCAGCCAAGCCTGA
- a CDS encoding transglutaminase family protein yields the protein MRHFIKHVTQYRYTAPVSYSIQTLRLTPRGEDHQRSLRWHIYAPGELAEQVDAYGNTTHTLTLNRQHNEIDLLVTGQVEIDPLTDGLLKSEENRLPVDAYRVPTSLTMPDSTIAAFCARVLPNGLREPGDALKLAQAISDHVAYEPGITDVTTAAAQVLALGHGVCQDHAHLFLACARALGVPARYVSGYLYTVNDHAASHAWADIWLPGGGWCSVDITNRQFASDCHCRLAVARDYDAASPVRGVRHGGGTESMVVNVQVQSAQQ from the coding sequence ATGAGACACTTCATCAAACACGTTACGCAGTACCGCTACACCGCGCCGGTGAGCTACAGCATCCAGACGCTGCGCCTGACGCCGCGCGGCGAAGACCACCAGCGTTCGCTGCGCTGGCACATCTACGCCCCCGGCGAACTGGCGGAGCAGGTGGATGCCTATGGCAACACCACGCATACCCTGACCCTGAACCGCCAGCACAACGAAATCGACCTGCTGGTGACCGGCCAGGTCGAGATCGATCCGCTGACCGACGGCCTGCTCAAGAGCGAGGAAAACCGCCTGCCGGTGGACGCCTATCGGGTGCCCACGTCGCTGACCATGCCGGACAGCACCATCGCCGCCTTCTGCGCGCGCGTGCTGCCGAACGGCCTGCGCGAGCCGGGCGACGCGCTCAAGCTGGCGCAGGCGATCTCCGACCACGTGGCCTATGAGCCAGGCATCACCGACGTGACCACGGCGGCCGCCCAGGTGCTGGCGTTGGGCCACGGGGTATGCCAGGACCATGCGCATCTGTTCCTGGCCTGCGCGCGGGCGCTGGGGGTGCCGGCGCGCTATGTCAGCGGTTACCTGTATACGGTCAACGACCACGCCGCCAGCCACGCCTGGGCCGATATCTGGCTGCCGGGCGGCGGCTGGTGCAGCGTGGACATCACCAACCGGCAATTCGCGTCGGATTGCCATTGCCGGCTGGCGGTGGCGCGCGACTACGACGCGGCCAGTCCGGTGCGCGGCGTACGCCACGGCGGCGGCACCGAGTCGATGGTGGTGAACGTGCAGGTCCAGTCCGCTCAGCAGTAG
- a CDS encoding sulfite reductase subunit alpha, which yields MTVRLCMACVVVIAWLLLCAWAWRRQRGRGTAVGMTIGTAAGARAGDAVLVVHASQTGQALALASATARVLRASGLSAHAASIEHVDAKRLAAWPSVLFVASTYGEGDPPDAAADFAGKAMARAADLPGLRYAVLALGDRGYRNFCGFGHRLSAWLRAAGATPLFETVEVDRGDPAALQRWRTQLAVLQPQAMADADSHVDTGIDSGLDGSSHNRPNGRPNDRLDGAADADPFGVAAPLATWRLVQRMHVNEGSSGAPCFHLALAPQDGAADWQAGDIAEIALPGNTGTQAMRDYSIASLPADGAIHLLVRQRRDAEGRLGPGSRWLTLDAPLGSALRLRIRPNPNFHGPADDRPMILIGNGTGIAGLRAHLKARAARGHHRNWLLFGERHEAHDRPYGSDIDAWRQAGVLERLDRAYSRDLPARRLVQHALRDAADLLRAWVAAGAALYVCGSATGMARGVDETLREILGDAGLHALSRAGRYRRDVY from the coding sequence GTGACCGTCCGGCTCTGCATGGCGTGCGTCGTCGTGATCGCCTGGCTGCTGCTGTGCGCCTGGGCGTGGCGGCGCCAGCGCGGCCGCGGTACGGCCGTCGGTATGACGATCGGCACGGCCGCCGGCGCGCGCGCCGGCGACGCGGTCCTGGTCGTGCACGCCAGCCAGACCGGCCAGGCGCTGGCCCTGGCGTCGGCCACCGCGCGCGTCCTGCGGGCCAGCGGCCTGTCCGCGCACGCCGCCAGCATCGAGCACGTCGACGCGAAGAGACTGGCCGCATGGCCCAGCGTGCTGTTCGTCGCCAGCACCTATGGCGAAGGCGATCCGCCCGACGCGGCGGCGGATTTCGCCGGCAAGGCCATGGCGCGCGCCGCCGACCTGCCGGGACTGCGTTACGCGGTCCTCGCGCTGGGCGATCGCGGCTATCGGAATTTCTGCGGCTTCGGCCACCGCCTGTCGGCGTGGCTGCGGGCCGCGGGCGCCACGCCGCTATTCGAGACCGTGGAAGTCGACCGCGGCGATCCGGCGGCGTTGCAGCGCTGGCGGACGCAATTGGCTGTCTTGCAGCCCCAGGCCATGGCCGATGCTGATTCCCACGTCGATACCGGCATTGATAGCGGCCTCGATGGCAGCTCGCATAACCGCCCGAATGGCCGCCCGAACGACCGCCTCGATGGGGCGGCCGATGCCGATCCCTTTGGCGTCGCGGCGCCCCTGGCGACCTGGCGACTGGTTCAACGCATGCACGTCAACGAAGGCAGCAGCGGGGCGCCGTGCTTTCACCTCGCGCTGGCGCCGCAAGACGGCGCCGCCGACTGGCAGGCCGGCGACATCGCCGAAATCGCCCTGCCCGGCAACACCGGTACGCAAGCCATGCGCGACTACTCCATCGCGTCGCTGCCCGCCGACGGCGCCATCCACCTGCTGGTCCGGCAGCGGCGCGACGCCGAAGGCCGGCTGGGCCCCGGCAGCCGCTGGCTGACGCTCGATGCGCCCCTCGGCAGCGCGCTGCGACTGCGCATACGGCCCAATCCCAATTTCCACGGCCCGGCGGACGACCGCCCCATGATCCTCATCGGCAACGGCACCGGCATCGCCGGCCTGCGGGCCCACCTGAAGGCGCGGGCCGCCCGCGGCCACCATCGCAACTGGCTGCTGTTCGGCGAGCGGCATGAGGCCCATGACCGCCCCTACGGCAGCGATATCGACGCATGGCGGCAAGCCGGCGTCCTGGAAAGGCTGGACCGCGCCTACTCGCGCGACCTGCCGGCCCGCCGCCTGGTGCAGCACGCCTTGCGCGACGCCGCCGACCTGCTGCGCGCCTGGGTCGCCGCCGGCGCCGCCCTCTACGTCTGCGGCAGCGCGACCGGCATGGCGCGCGGCGTCGACGAAACGCTGCGCGAAATCCTCGGCGATGCGGGCCTGCATGCCCTGTCGCGCGCCGGCCGTTACCGCCGGGACGTCTATTGA